atgttgttcctctggttcctgattaaatcttgcacctctcaccacaaacctgtgtcctctagttctcgattccactgctccagGTAACAGACTGTgccttcaccctgtctattcacctcttgatcttatgcacttcagcctcctgcgctccaattaataaatccttccctgcccaacctctccctttcactctgatcctcaaatcctggcaccatcttcgtgaatccactctgcagttgtttccagcattttatcctgccttacactgtcccaagcgctactctccgcttccgtctatattcaggacagtttaatgtgtaactgaccctccctgtggtagagagcggTGGAACCCTCCATAGATTCTGCGGGcggatttgtctccttcctttacaatggtcgtaacgatggtgaccctcgggtgctgcggccggcgctcctcttcccagaggaaggcagacattgatggtgaaactcaccagcgccttcagtgcacctgcacaacctttggccgtctgaggagaagactgtttgaagatcaggacacaattcgcaagtcctcaatcattttgtcacacaccttctgtcttttcatctctggcctttgtccaaccgtctgactatcaactccctctcccccctcaactgtgtcaacctattgccagccaggctttgtcctgcccccttcctcccttcgttattccatctcccaccccctacaatcagtctgaagaagggtcccgacccgaaacatcagctgtccatgttctccagatgtgcagcttgacccactgacttactccagcactttgtaattgtaaccctgcatctgcagttccttgtttctgcatcttaacactgaacacttgcagcggAATTACATCAATTCCTCTAGACGGCGGCGTGCGCAGTGGAcctgcgttttgaaccaggaaatggcagagttaaaatggctgcgaaagaccaggtccagagtttaaccgaggaggtagtttgtcccatctgcctggatttcttcaccgatccagtgtcactggagtgtgggcacaacttctgccgctcctgtatcacacagagttgggacagggaggagagaaactcatGCCcgaaatgtagagaggagtttacagaccgcaccctcagggtcagTTGGACCTTGGCGAGACTGgttgagaaagctcgaacactgagcctgaatcgaacagagaaggaaagtaaacttcactgcgaggaacatcaggaagaactgaagctgttttgtaaaACTGACAAGACGCtgttttgtgcagctgggcgggaacacatagatcaccgcttcatgccggttaaagaatctgttgaaaactacaaggtaaaagcaaaccgattttgatcgcatcattgtttaattccgtttttattgtctaacgcttttattctccgattttcaaacacaatcgcagggtcaggttaaagcttccatccagtctctcacaaaagataaatcagggatccagcaaatggagcagcaacagaaagagaagatttctggagttctggtgaggctttaaaGTTTCGATtttctgatcttgtgcaggttcgatccctgtgacgcgtgtaataacagggcagcgcagtgacacaagtagtgctgctgtctcctagttctggtgagtgggttcgatcctgacctcgggcgatgcccgtgtggttcacgacttctccctgtgaccgcgtcggattccttccacgtccaaACGACACGCCGGTTGGAGAGTCAATCGgcgattgtaaatcatccctgtgAAAGTAGGTGGTGGGCAAATCAATGGGAATCAATGGGGACGTGAAAGGGAATGGGCGGCAGGGAATTGGatgaggggaatgggattgatgggataaTGACATTTCCGAAGCATTTGTACAAGCTATTGAATTCTCGTCATAATCAGCTATCTATTCAATGGAAGTAAATGGGATTGGTGAGGATCTATACAGTGGCCAGTATGGATATAGTGGGCAGAATGGTCTATTACTGCGCCCTATGACCAGATATTGATTGGCCAAATAATACTTTCCATACCGTGAGGAAACACAATAGAGTGACATATTGATCTTCCCCTTTCATtttacaggaacagtcacacaaccttcagtcagagatcacatcccagtttgttgaactgcaccagattctcactgagaaagagcagcgcgtactggcagatatccgggaggaagagaagaagattctgaATACAATGGAGAAACATCTCCAagtgattcaagagaatttaaattccattgagaACGAAGTCAAAAGCTTACAGGAACAGCTGGATCTCAAAGACAACATGTCATTTTTGAAGGTGAGGGGGTTTGGCGAGGTGAAATTGCAAGGTCACACAATGGTCGGTgacatttgtgaaataaatgccacaTTTACCAGTGATTCAGAGCTGGGCCAATGTTCCCTGTGTCCCAGCAACGTGCTGCTATTGTTCCAGAACTAAAGGGCTTCCCTCATAATGTATGGGAGCTCAGCACTGCCTGCAAACTCCTTGGGAAAGAGTTGCTGTGATCTTACCAATGAGAGTTGGAAAAGGGGAATTATCAGAGGCTTGTGGCGATCTATGTGAAATTCCCACTGTCCTGACGAGAAAAGTCCATCTCAGTTAATtgcgatttgtgttttatttcttgcaggaggaagctggtcgcaagatGAGGTAGGACATCGTCTGGACTGAATGTTCTTGTAGACAGCTCAAAAACATGCTGATGCTCAATTTATAACCTGTCATTAAATATTTGCAGGGTTCATGATGAAGCCAAATCACTGTCGGTTGCAGATGGTGCCTTGCCGATCGAAAGATTCGATAACCCTTTTTTGCTCAACAACGTATTTAGAGAAACAACTGACGTCAACAAGCAAGGTAAATCTTGATCCCTTTCCATTGTTGTTGTTTGATATCTTTACGTCATACTTGGATGCAAAGGTTGATGTAATGAATGGATTGAAGGGAAATCAGATTCATCTaagctgggaagcatcacagtcAGAGAGCaaagcagcacagaaactggccctttcacTGCacacgcccatgccgaccaagttgcccaatCAAGCTatccccacttgcctgcgtctgccccatatccttccaagtcaTTCCAATCCacctacctgcccaagtgtctcttaaatatcGTAATTGTACCTGTCTtgaacacttcctctggcagctcactccatataggAACGACCTAATGCTGGAAAAAGCTGCTCTTCAAGTTTCTTCAAGTtagtgtttcccctctcacctgaaaccgatGTCCTCCAGTATTAGATGGGGAAAATACTGTGgctgttcaccttatctatgcaccTTATATAGATCTTATCCACGCCTATAAAGTCAGCCTGATAGCCTCCAAAACAAATGTCCCCACCTGCGCAAACTCTCCTGATAAACAAACCTTCCAGACCCGATagaatcctcataaatcttcttgcaccctctccagtttgCCAACAACTTAATTGTGTCAAACTCTCTCTTTAATATCCTGACTTTTGAAAGAATGAGTaacaaacacattcttcacctccctgcctgtcaccgttgcatcttccatggcactgtgtacctgtaccccgacatctctccgttctataaagctccccatttactgtgtatgtcctgccctggtttgtctcagcaaagtgcatcagctcaccttcacatgaataaatcccacctgccgttcctgagcccattggcccagttcacagggatcccatttattttttctctcaggtaaccttcttcactctccacaatgtcaccaattttagttccatctgcaaactgactgaccgtgcaacctacatacacacccaatcgtgtatataaataaggaacaaCAGTGGACTCTGTCTCCAGCCTGAAAAACAACCCActaccaacatcctctgtctgtgaccttcaggtaatgttgtATTCCATCGgctagttcaccccggattccatgagatccaaccttccagagcagcctcccaTGCGGTGTGTAGAAGGTGCAtctctcagagggcagtgaatatctggCATGTTGTGCTCTGGGTGGTGGTAAAAAGCTGAGTTGTTGGATATGTACAACATGGGTACAAATAAATGTTTGATAGATCGAAAATTTAAGATTATGGGGAActcacacagaagaggaattggtgccagcttagatcagccatgatcacattgaatggaggggcaagcctgaggagcggatcctaatcctgctcctgttttctggCGTTCCTATGCTCCTGCGTATCGATAAGTTGACAGATTTGACACAggaaatgcagcaaagattaacaatACTTGTGCCTGGGAGAATGATTTTGTTGTGTGGGGTGAGATTGAGAAGactaggcctgtgtactcgagAGTTCAGGTGTATTggaggagatctcagtgaaacacagagtccttacagggctcagtgtgctggatgcagggaggatggttcccctgtcagaggggtcttgagagcgggcactctctcagaatgtgggccgcaccgtgtaggacagagataaggagacattactgcacacagagactggggaacgaccctgcaccggtggctgtggaaattcagtcattcagtgctcttggagtTGAGAGCCGTGGTTGTACATTACAaagtctggcccttcggcccatcgtgtccatgaccatcttttcccagctatactaatcgatttacccacattccatcggcattcttctgcacctccCCCATTTAAATACCTCAGATATAGTGGTTATATCTCACTCCACCATCTCTTCTGTAGcgtgttccagatatcacccactctcagtgtaaatctatgtactaaaactctcgtttgtttctttgttcctaaactacagccaaaagggtacaacacgatagcgcgacaattttagacccaccttactcaccgtgatccctttggtgctaatggaagaagtttcattgaaatcggtgttatattttttaacttattcacatattaaagtttaaatctatttcctagggaggggggaggagggagggaatggggaagagggaggataaggggggttgaggggggtggagtgggggcagaggggagaggggggaggcgagggtactgcaccaatacaggagaggtttgggcccaacgggtccacttggtctagtaaaaccgaatctcagatatactttaaaattccctgctctcaatataaacctgcactctcgtgaGTTGATTTCTCTGCAtgggaataaggtttagataattactcTGCATCCTGATGCAGACTTTGACAACATTCCccactatccacaatttttgcgtcctccacaaacttactaatcatgcctcccatattcacatccaagccatgatcatgtaacataaacagcaaaggttgcagcgccgatctctgctacacaccaccagccacagacctccaagcagaaaaatcatccttctaccgctacctactacctccaaccaccaagccaattgtggatccatttcaccaactcgccttggatcccacctgccctCGCTTTCTGGAACAGCCTTacacgcggaacattgtcaagtccctcagtggagttcatatattggttcacaatcagatcagtgtgttagttgtacacacccatcaaatccacccgtgaatccgctctctttcaacaaccccacaaccacaagtctccacacattctgtccaacacccgatcattcaacctctgtttccttccatgatccaagccacccctcccactctctcaccaTCCACTCAAAGAAACAGGGCAGGTcgtctggcccctcgtgtctgcctccattcactatgatcatgatgaccccaccacacacctcaacctcctctttaacaacctcaaattaccgctcacctcaatatccacctgctccgatctgcctccatatctgaataacccgcttcattcctccatccccaccgcaatctcgcaatcctcctcactctccgcacacGTCCTCCCCATCCACCtttccccacctcacgaaattcccctctccatccccggataaaaactccgggggagatgtctgtgtccacccgatgtggtcggggtgaaaccccgggcagggtttcagttgcccgcccgcctgtgcctgaggccgagcggcctctcccccggtcccggggccgcgctgcccgagtctccccccgacccccgcggactctctgattctctgcttctccccccagtctccgtcaccctggatgtggaaacagcggctcCGGGGTTcaaggtgtctgaggatcggaagagggtgaaacGGACCGGGACCAGGAggcgtctccctgacaccgggaagaggtttacaggcagtgattgtgtgctgggatcggagggattcacatcggggagacaatACTGGGTGGTGGACGTGGCGGGGAGTCagtgctggagtctgggagtcgccgcagagtctgtggagaggaagagaccggtcacactgaccccggagactggagtctggagcatcaggcgggtggctgacgggtttgatgcactcacctccccttcATCCCGTCtacccgcccgtcccatccccgggagggtgggagtttatctcagttacgagtccgggacagtttcattttacgacgcggacaccaagtcccatctccacaccttcactgggaataaattcacggggaaactttatcctttcttcgggcttTATTGGTTTGGAAACTGCCTgaggatctgctccggttccgctccgggtgtgtaaaagggtcgggtcccgggaccggcgtcaggagcggggctcaggggctgtggggcagaaacccggtggacaacaggtcggcgctgaacggctcccgtttaatccccaaattccgcgtcgtaaaaacccccagtgagcgcggaaataaaaccagggggaatataaatgtgggaagagagaaataaacagcaagtggaatcagagctgacgagccgttcatttcaacgcgttaactgcgTCCGTCAACGGAACAGAAACACTTTTTTGTAATTCTGTgacttgttgcttttattttcgtATGGttttatggtaattcgcatatcactgtacctgaattggtacacgtgacaaaaaaataCCTTTAAaacctatatctctaaaacttactaaagcttacttggagaatttaatgcttttaaactagTTCTTGTTCACACCTTGTCTATTTTTCTgattattgtgtaatgaggatctgtgattaatgaatgaatgaatgaattaatataaccttattgtcattcaaaactatacagacgagtgcgtatttgaacgaaattccatTGCAAATTGCTTCAATGTAACACCAAGtgataaaaattgattaaagaaaaataaataaataagtgactCGTACATAAAATAATGGTGGtggatcattgtgaattcaagagtctgatggctcgggggaagaagctattgcagaacctggctgttctcctccgtgtgctgcagtacctttgaccagagggcagcagggtgaacagtccgtgatggagatgggtgcggtctttaataatgttgttggccttggacaagcagcgtttgtgtgcaatgtcctggatggaaggaagtcaagtcccgatgattttctcagccgttcTCACCactctgcacggacttccagtctgaggctttgcagtccccagaccagacagagatgcagttggtcagtatgctctctatggtgcctctgtagaaagtggtgaggatgggatgggggaggtgtgctcttgTCATCCGGCGCAGAAAGCGCAAAGgctgctgggctctcttgactagagctgcagtgtttagggaccaggtcaggctgtctgtgacctgcacccccaggaacttagtgTTACTGACTACCACCACCGCGgtgtcactgatgtggagtggtgtgtgcctgcaACGTTTTCTCTTGCagtcaacgatgatctcctttgtttttGCGACATCCAGGACCAGATTACTCAtgttgcaccagtccaccagttgtttcacctcctccctgtaaggCCGTTCATTGTCGTCCCGGATaaggcccaccactgttgtgtcatccgcgaacttcatgatgtggtttgtactgaacctggcacaacagtcgtgggtcatcggggtaaacagcagtggactcaggacacagccctgaggggaaccggtgctcagagtgatgatgttggagatgttgtttccaacccgcactgactggggtctgtcagtgaggaagtccagtagcCAGTTACACAAGGGGTGCTAAGGCCCAGTGGACCCAATTTGCTTACCAAGTGCCGagggatgatcgtgttgaatgctgaactgaagtCCAAGAACAGCATTCGCACACATGTGTTCTTCTCCTCCAGATGTGCCAGGGTCAGCTGGAGGGCAGAGGATATGGAGTCCTCTAAGGGAGCGGTTTGGCCGGTTTAAGAGATGTGTGGATATCTCATCATTGGTACTGATTTCTGATTTCTGATATTGGTGTGCTGTGTTACGTCAAGCGCGGAATCGTCACTTTTTGCGTAAAATGGGAAGTTGGATAGTGGGTCAAATAATTACCGTTTACTATCCCGTTCTGGCAGTTATTGGTGTTCCCGGTAAGTCGACTTTCATTTTATCCTCATTGTCTTCATGTTGTTGACTTTAGTGACCGACACACTTATGTTCACgcaagcatctgcagattctccaACCTTGaccaagtcctggaggaactcggcggctcaggcagtatctgtggagggaatggaggttgagatccgaaacgtcgcctgtccattccctcctgagatgctgcctaccacGCTGAGATCCTCAACATACAAcccagtgggatgaatattgattgTTCTTATATCAAGTAGCCCCTGCATTCactatctctccatccctcctccactcaCGACGTACCGGCTTCAAAATCGTCTTGTTGTGTCATTGGCTGTATTCGTTCTAATCTAAAAAACAACTAACAATGAGCTGTTTGTTTTaccgtcgttacttttttgtatatccttctttaatttgttatttttctctctatatcatcgtctcTCTGCCCCGTTATTCAGCGGTCGATCTGAAttggtgaatagacaatagacaataggtgcaggagaaggctattcggcccttcgagccagcaccgccattcaatgtgatcatggctgatcatccacaatcagtgccccgttcctgccttctccccatatccattgacaccGGAACCATTatgagctctatgtaactctctcttgaaagcatccagagaattagccaccactgccctctgaggcatagaatccgacagattaacaaccctctgagtgaaaaggtttttcctcatctccgttctaaatggcatacccccttattcttaaactgtggcccctggttctggactcccccaacattgggaacacgattcctgcctcgagcgtttccaatcccttaataatcttatatgtttcaataagatcccctctcatccttctaaattccagcgtacacaagcccagtcgctccagtctttcaccatacgacagtcccaccattccgggaattaacctagtgaacctacgctgcactccctcaatagcaagaatgtccttcctcaaattagcagaccaaTGCAAGTCACGCTACCCATGCCAGACAATGTCTTCACGAATCGAGGGAACCACGAAACTTGCACTCAACGCCAGCGCCGCCGCTCAACACACTACTATCAGTTATTCGTCCGATCCAgtggattcttcattagtactggtgtcagggattatggggagcaggcaggagaatgcggtttgggagagatagatctgccaggattgaatggcagagtagccaaattctgctcctagcactttGGATGTTATGAACTTACTTTCGGCTTGTACACAACCCGTTGCACCTTCTCAGGATATCGTTTCTGCTGCAGCTTCAACATGCCAACTTGGAATTTCAACCGACTTGCCAGGATCACAGTGCGTCTTCAGTCTGCCTCGTCCCCACTGCATCTTCACCCTGACAAGtcctcatttccccttcaccccgCCCAATCCCCCAGCGCACTTTCATCCGGAGCACTCTGCACCACAGCTTCACCCAGTGCAACCTCCGCTGCACCTTCACCTTGTGCAGATCGCGTCGTACGTCCTCCTGGTCTGGATCCC
The nucleotide sequence above comes from Rhinoraja longicauda isolate Sanriku21f chromosome 39, sRhiLon1.1, whole genome shotgun sequence. Encoded proteins:
- the LOC144611051 gene encoding zinc-binding protein A33-like, whose protein sequence is MAAKDQVQSLTEEVVCPICLDFFTDPVSLECGHNFCRSCITQSWDREERNSCPKCREEFTDRTLRVSWTLARLVEKARTLSLNRTEKESKLHCEEHQEELKLFCKTDKTLFCAAGREHIDHRFMPVKESVENYKGQVKASIQSLTKDKSGIQQMEQQQKEKISGVLEQSHNLQSEITSQFVELHQILTEKEQRVLADIREEEKKILNTMEKHLQVIQENLNSIENEVKSLQEQLDLKDNMSFLKEEAGRKMRVHDEAKSLSVADGALPIERFDNPFLLNNVFRETTDVNKQVSVTLDVETAAPGFKVSEDRKRVKRTGTRRRLPDTGKRFTGSDCVLGSEGFTSGRQYWVVDVAGSQCWSLGVAAESVERKRPVTLTPETGVWSIRRVADGFDALTSPSSRLPARPIPGRVGVYLSYESGTVSFYDADTKSHLHTFTGNKFTGKLYPFFGLYWFGNCLRICSGSAPGV